One genomic window of Actinoalloteichus hoggarensis includes the following:
- a CDS encoding NAD(P)H-binding protein, translated as MILISGATGTIGSRIMPILVSQGHAVRAMSRRPDAIPAIDGVDVVAADFDDPASLAAAVDGITALFLVTMYPSAEPKHDQAMLTAAAEAGVSRVVKLSAIGTGERLDAETTVGGWHLAAEQAVTTSGLSWTLLRPSTFASNLLTFASLIESGRPLPDPAGGARQGVIDPVDVAAVAAEALTGAGHAGRTYTLTGPESLSLDEQAEILRRVLERPISTVDLTLAEAREQLLAVGRSPAAADMALTGVAWVRRGHNAVVTDDVARVLGRPPTDFESWARANRAGFLGAA; from the coding sequence ATGATCCTGATCAGCGGTGCCACCGGCACCATCGGTTCCCGAATCATGCCCATCCTGGTCTCCCAGGGCCATGCCGTCCGAGCCATGAGCAGGAGACCGGACGCGATCCCCGCGATCGACGGCGTCGACGTGGTCGCGGCGGACTTCGACGATCCCGCCTCGCTGGCGGCGGCGGTCGACGGAATCACGGCGCTGTTCCTGGTCACCATGTACCCGTCGGCGGAGCCGAAGCACGACCAGGCGATGCTGACCGCGGCGGCGGAGGCGGGGGTGTCCCGCGTCGTGAAGCTGTCCGCCATCGGGACGGGCGAGCGGCTCGACGCCGAGACGACGGTGGGCGGCTGGCATCTGGCGGCCGAGCAGGCGGTGACGACGTCGGGCCTGAGCTGGACGCTGCTGCGTCCCTCCACGTTCGCCTCGAACCTGCTGACCTTCGCGTCGCTGATCGAGTCGGGCAGGCCGCTGCCGGACCCGGCGGGCGGGGCACGACAGGGCGTCATCGATCCGGTCGATGTGGCCGCCGTGGCGGCCGAGGCACTCACCGGTGCGGGCCACGCGGGCCGGACCTACACCCTGACCGGCCCGGAATCGCTGAGCCTCGACGAGCAGGCCGAGATCCTGCGCCGTGTCCTGGAGCGGCCGATCTCCACCGTGGACCTGACGTTGGCGGAGGCTCGCGAACAGCTGCTGGCGGTGGGCAGGTCGCCCGCCGCGGCGGACATGGCGTTGACCGGGGTCGCCTGGGTGCGGCGCGGACACAACGCCGTGGTGACCGACGACGTGGCCCGCGTGCTCGGCCGTCCGCCGACCGACTTCGAGTCGTGGGCGCGGGCCAACCGGGCGGGCTTCCTCGGGGCGGCCTGA